A window of the Streptomyces sp. JB150 genome harbors these coding sequences:
- a CDS encoding ATP-binding cassette domain-containing protein — protein MVHVSATPVLALRGVSKRFGAVQALTDVELEIHAGEVVALVGDNGAGKSTLVKTIAGVHPIDEGVIEWEGKPVTINKPHDAQALGIATVYQDLALCDNIDVVGNLFLGRELRKWGVLDEVEMERRSRELLKTLSIRIPSVRIPIASLSGGQRQTVAIARSMLGEPKLVILDEPTAALGVEQTAQVLDLVERLRERGHAVILISHNMADVKAVADKVAVLRLGRNNGVFEVKTTSQEEIISAITGATDNAVTRRAARTNGEVSK, from the coding sequence ATGGTTCACGTGTCCGCTACGCCCGTGCTGGCGTTGCGCGGGGTCTCCAAGCGGTTCGGTGCCGTCCAGGCGCTCACCGACGTAGAGCTCGAGATCCACGCCGGTGAGGTGGTCGCCCTGGTCGGCGACAACGGCGCCGGAAAGTCCACGCTGGTCAAGACGATCGCCGGCGTGCACCCCATCGATGAGGGCGTCATCGAATGGGAAGGCAAGCCCGTCACGATCAACAAGCCGCACGACGCCCAGGCCCTGGGCATCGCGACCGTCTACCAGGACCTCGCGCTGTGCGACAACATCGACGTGGTCGGCAACCTCTTCCTCGGCCGTGAGCTGAGGAAGTGGGGCGTCCTCGACGAGGTCGAGATGGAGCGCCGCTCCCGCGAACTGCTGAAGACCCTGTCGATCCGCATCCCCAGTGTCCGGATCCCGATCGCCTCGCTCTCCGGCGGCCAGCGCCAGACCGTGGCCATCGCCCGTTCGATGCTCGGCGAGCCCAAGCTGGTCATCCTCGACGAGCCCACCGCCGCCCTCGGCGTGGAGCAGACCGCCCAGGTGCTCGACCTGGTCGAGCGGCTCCGCGAGCGCGGCCACGCCGTCATCCTGATCAGCCACAACATGGCCGACGTCAAGGCCGTCGCCGACAAGGTGGCGGTCCTGCGACTCGGCCGCAACAACGGCGTCTTCGAGGTCAAGACGACCTCGCAGGAGGAGATCATCTCCGCCATCACCGGCGCCACCGACAACGCCGTGACCCGCCGTGCGGCACGCACCAACGGGGAGGTTTCCAAGTGA
- a CDS encoding sugar ABC transporter permease, translating into MSTDKTSTTATKDEHIVENPEAAADAVTAVDPRLLVREEGLLGYWTEFKRKMRAGELGSIPVILGLVIICVIFQSLNDAFLSAQNISDITVTMVGTGMISVGIVFVLLLGEIDLSVGSVSGAASAIAAVLAVNQGWPEWIAVLFAVAAGAAIGAAHGFFFAVLGAPAFAVTLAGLLFWLGFMLQTLGENGTINLDSDGFIGKLTTYFFTDIAAAYGLAAVVTVVFFITSFLSNRRREAAGIPSRPLNETILRTALLAVISFAAAFMYNQYKGLPLATVIFLVFLVATDFVLRRTTYGRKVFALGGSVEASRRAGINVTAVRISVFAISGGFAAIGGLFLASKIASANQSAGTGDLLMNAIAAAVIGGTSLFGGRGRTWNALLGVLVIVSIQYGLQLESIAEPVKYMITAGVLLTTVVIDSITRKTQKTAGRA; encoded by the coding sequence GTGAGCACCGACAAGACCTCCACCACGGCCACGAAGGACGAGCACATCGTGGAGAACCCCGAGGCGGCCGCCGACGCGGTCACCGCGGTCGACCCCCGCCTCCTCGTCCGCGAGGAGGGCCTGCTCGGCTACTGGACCGAGTTCAAGCGCAAGATGCGCGCCGGCGAGCTGGGCTCGATCCCGGTCATCCTCGGCCTGGTCATCATCTGCGTCATCTTCCAGAGCCTGAACGACGCGTTCCTGTCGGCGCAGAACATCAGTGACATCACCGTCACGATGGTCGGCACCGGCATGATCTCCGTCGGCATCGTCTTCGTGCTGCTGCTCGGCGAGATCGACCTGTCCGTCGGCTCGGTCAGCGGCGCCGCCAGCGCCATCGCGGCCGTCCTCGCGGTCAACCAGGGCTGGCCGGAGTGGATCGCCGTCCTGTTCGCCGTCGCCGCGGGCGCGGCCATCGGCGCGGCACACGGCTTCTTCTTCGCCGTGCTCGGCGCGCCCGCCTTCGCGGTCACCCTGGCCGGTCTGCTCTTCTGGCTGGGCTTCATGCTCCAGACGCTGGGCGAGAACGGCACGATCAACCTCGACAGCGACGGCTTCATCGGCAAGCTGACCACGTACTTCTTCACCGACATCGCCGCCGCGTACGGTCTGGCGGCCGTGGTGACCGTGGTCTTCTTCATCACCTCGTTCCTGAGCAACCGGCGCCGCGAGGCCGCGGGCATCCCGTCCCGGCCGCTCAACGAGACGATCCTGCGGACCGCGCTGCTCGCGGTGATCTCCTTCGCCGCGGCCTTCATGTACAACCAGTACAAGGGCCTGCCGCTGGCCACGGTGATCTTCCTGGTGTTCCTGGTGGCGACGGACTTCGTGCTGCGCCGCACCACCTACGGCCGCAAGGTGTTCGCCCTCGGCGGCAGCGTCGAGGCCTCCCGGCGCGCCGGCATCAACGTCACCGCGGTCCGGATCTCGGTGTTCGCGATCTCCGGCGGCTTCGCCGCGATCGGCGGTCTCTTCCTGGCCTCCAAGATCGCCTCGGCGAACCAGAGCGCCGGCACCGGCGACCTGCTGATGAACGCGATCGCCGCGGCCGTGATCGGCGGCACGTCGCTGTTCGGCGGCCGGGGCCGCACCTGGAACGCCCTGCTGGGTGTCCTGGTGATCGTCTCCATCCAGTACGGCCTCCAGCTGGAGTCCATCGCCGAGCCGGTGAAGTACATGATCACCGCGGGTGTGCTGCTCACCACGGTGGTGATCGACTCGATCACCCGCAAGACGCAGAAGACGGCGGGCCGCGCGTAG